AGAACATGAATGGAGAGGCTGACATCATCTTGAATAATATTGGCTGCTTTAATTAGAATAATAACAAAATCTAAACTATTCTTGCatttgagattaaaaaaaaataataataaaaaaaaaaaattttgcaacATTAAAACGGGACGAAACCATACTTGTGAATCCAGAGGATCAGCTTCACGTGAAACAAGATGCTGCAAGCTAACAATCACATTAGAGGCTGCCAAAATTGGGTCTATTGTATGCTGAGGGATGGCTGCATGACCCCCTTTTCCACTTATTACTGCCTCAAAGAAGCCACTTCCAGCCATTGTAGGGCCAGGCCTGGAAGCCACTTGACCAATTGGTACATCAGTGGCTACATGGAGCCCAAAGATAACATCAACATTCTCCAATGCTCCAGCCTCGACCATTTTCTGCGCTCCCCCACCACCTTCCTCTGCTGGTTGGAAAAGAAGAACAACAGTTCCCTGCTCaaaacacaaaataataatTCAATAATAAACCAGTGACAAAAGATCAATTATTTATCCAAACATTCTGCtggaatattcttttccttgacACATCCACAATATTCATTTGATTTTCAAACTCAATTCCAGGCACCAATGCACAAAATAATAAAGTCAATACAAAGAATGCAGATTCTTCCATTCCCTACTCAGCATGCAGAGTTAAGTCAAAACCTCAGGGCTGTAAATTTCCATGATGCCCAACAGTAAAATATCTCAAAAGGAATGTTGCTATGCATCCATATGTCATCTGAAACACATGTCCCATCCACCAATGCATATCTAAATTTTAATGAAGagagatgaaaataaaaaattgctaTATCTGAAACTTGGAGAAAGGAGTGGGAATCAATGACTATTACATGACTGCAACAGTGTTATGTAAGTCAATCCACAATGTGCACTTTGGTTTCAACTCTGATTCTCAATGCAGGCTGAGAATTAGAAGGCATCATGACGTATACAAGCGGATTCAATTTTGGAGGCCAATTCTTGGGATCAGCCAGAATTGAGAATTGACCTTCAGCCCAATTCTTCATTTCTAAGGCACACATAAAAGCAGCAACTTTGGAGTAGTGAAATTGCAATTCTCGCCAATTCTGCACTAAGGGCTTCAAAGACCATGCATCACATGCACTTCAGTAGAGGGCATACTTGTCATTTTGCGGTTAACATAAGAAACAGGAACAAATggaggggggggaggggaggggttttTGCCATCAACTGAAGGTGAGGAGAAGAACTGGAGACGCAGATAGTGCATCCAAACGTAAGTATCCAATTCCAAAACTTGGAGACAATTATAATTATACAAATTTCCCAGAAATTGGAAGAATTGAGAATTAGAATTGGATTCAGATGTGCTCAAAGACTGAATAACAAAGCATCCAAATTTTGAGAATTTCAAGAAGCAGTTCAGCAAAAAATAAGTTTTGAGTCATGTTAAGCTGCACGATTTTAAAAAAGTTACTTCTTgccatttttgttttaaaaaaaattactaaaaattatttaaaataaaataatctctTCTGTGACCTTTAAGTATCCCTCTCCCCTAAACAAAGATTTTATTGATGAAGAAACAAAGGCCAGTATAATCAGtgaaagaagaacaaaataagACCATCATCATAGAGAATCTTTACCCAATTCTCAGTTATGACCTGAGAAGTTGGAGCCTTTAAAGTTAAGAAGAATGGAGGTCCAAACAAATACTTCACCACCTTAGCAAATGGAGAAGTTTTATTGTCAAAATCCTATCACACTCCTAccaatgaaaacaaaattaattagGAAAATAATCATATTAAAGAATCCTTCCCCAGTTGCTGGTTAGGGCCTCGAGAACTTGAtgtctttccaatcaacaagaATTGAGATCCAAACAAAGTGCAAGAACTTCACTTTCTCATCCACTTTACCTAGTAGAGTAGAGAGGTTTTACCATAAAAAGACTATTGGACCTCTTCCACATACTCCAGGTTGAACGTATGCAAATGGCACCAAGTTTTTCTCCTCGTTTCCTAAGGTCTATTTACAAAAATCTATTAGCATCAACAACCAGCAGGAACACTCCAATTTTAACAAGCCACTGCAAGACAACAGAAAAAGACCAGATTTCTTGGTGGAAGGGCAGCAGAGAAGCAAATGGAGAAGAAACTCCACATCTGACATGCAGTAAAAGTATATAACAAGGATATTGTGTACTCTCAAAATCAAGCAACCAACCATCAAAACATTGCCTCATATACTGTTCACATAAAAGACTTCATACGCAGAGTTCAGAAGGGGAGGTTGTGCATTATCCAATACCAGGAAGCAATTCCCAGCTATGGATTCAAGAGACATCTCAGGAATTGATCTCTTTAAATCTATCAATCACTTggatgtattttatttttatatttgcaATTTATGCTGATAAAGGCCTCTGTTGAAAACTATACAAAAGGCCCCAAAAGACACAAAAACATTACCATCCAAAAACAATGAGCCAATGTAGTTCAAAGTCAGCAACACTACTCAATTTAAATTCTTTGcagtttgaaaccaaaatataacCAACCCTTCCCTTGGACAACATAGCACCATCTAATGTTTTGTTTTCAAGAAATCTGGTAAAAAAATGTTGACCTTCATATTTGAATTTGTTTTCATGATCACTTCATCCGTGTAATGGAACAATTGCTGCCAACCCAGCCACTGAACTGGAAGAACCCATTTGGCACCTTTCATAGATAACAAACTTATGGTATTTTTAGAACATCACGCTATACCATTCATGCCAATACCAACATAATTTTCTTAGCATGTCTACATACACATCCAAGTAATCATTTTAAGAGTTTGTCAGGACATCCATTTTGTTTAAACTAGCTAAGGTGAACTGCACTTATGTAAGGACAGTTTTTGGCTCAAGTATGCAGATTAGAAATTAATCATATACAACaacaaccttatcccaacttaatggggtcggttacacggggattccaagcaaggacgagcgcaaggatccatgcaaaaagattgacgggttatggctaattataataagtgccgacTGTTGATCTGACACATCACTACAAGTCAGCCAACGCTTATaacgacagactataataaggtacctaATAATTGGAAGAAGAGTAGTTTCAAAAGTTTATTCTAGTTCATTTACTTCAAATTGTGATGGGACTTGGAAGACAACTATCAAAAGCAGTAAACTAGATTGATTATCCTGAGGGAGtaacaacttttttttattttttttccttttggatgGGACAAGTTTTTCGTAATAAGGGACTTAtccggaaaaaaaaattatataatatgaGAATAAACAGGAGGAAAGTCTGGAAAATGTTCAAGCACAAAAATATGTTTTCCCAACTCAAGAatgattccttttcttttattgacatCCAACCATAGCCTTATTAACATTCCAAAAATTCCATTCAAGTTTTCACCAAAACAATTCTGAGTTATTCCCTGAATATCAAAATAACAAGATGAGAACACAAAGGTTAcaatcaaatataaataaaggGTTGTCATGTGTATGTATAttaaggaaaagggaaaagggtCAGTTTTTACCCTTTGTTACCTTGGATGAATCAAGCATAGCCTATATACCGGTGGAACTTATGTTATTGTATTGTTCTCAAAATCATATGATATGGAATATTCTCACAAGCTAGCCATAAGCAATTAGGTATAGATGCAACGCTAACATTAGAGTGAAAGATAAGAAGGCCCACACTATGGCAAATTCATAACTTCCAAACAGTGAGCAAGAACATGACATCAGACAACCCCATGATTAACCCATATAAAATGTGAGCATACTACCATTTCTTTTCCTTGGATTCCTGTCGAAAGGCATACTGAACCAGGTAGGCTATTTCCACTTGCAGTGTCTGACTCCTATCCTCTTGAAAACTCTTCATTAAATTTTATGTGCAaaagtattatatatatatacaaaccTGATCTAAGTAAGATGCGGTCAACAGCATCAGCTATCTGTCTTCCccatttcttttccttatttcatctttcttaagctTAATAAAGGGATGCAGTGAACAAAACTCTCAATATGATGATCCCTCActtgcacacacacacaaaagcaaagatctttttttttggggacaaAACACAAGCAAAGAGATTGAAGGGCACAATTCCCCCCTGGGACAAATAAATTCAACTTATGAAATATTACTAACATTAAAGAGTTTTATTGATGAAGATTATGACTTCTAACCCATATTGATCGGAGGTCAAAGACCCCTGAATCAATTTCTAAAGCAGGACACTGGGAAACAACCAATAcgagaaacaaataaaagagaaacaTGATGGATCAGCCGATTAAGCATGTAAGAGAAACAGACCTGCAAATTATCGCGATACTCTTGAAGGATTTTAGCGGCACCTAAAAGTATGGCAACATGGGCATCATGCCCACAAGCGTGCATCTTCCCAGGGACTTTACTCTTGTGCTCCCACTCCACACTTTCCTATATCATCACAGTAAAACCCAAGTAAGCAACTTCATAGAACATTTTGTGGATAAATCTCCCGCAAACTAGCTAGAAAAATCAAATCTTAGTGACCCAGAGAACAAAATAATCGATTCCCATACCCAGAAATGCATTGACCTCATCCTTAGAACCATATtaattttcaaagaaaatagagaaaaataaaatttcgaGTCAATCTGATTCTGACCTGCATAGCAAGAGCATCCATATCTGCTCTTATTGCAACGAACGGTGGTTTACCGGACCCGATATAGCCGATGATGCCAGTAACTGCAACTGGGTATTTGTAAGGGATGCCCATCTTATCAAGTTCATCTCTGATAAGCTTACTGGTCCCAAATTCCTCATACCCAAGTTCTGGGTTCTCGTGTATTTTCCTCCTAATACCTACCATCCAGTCCACAAGCTCCGGTGTTTTGGCACGATTGAGAAAACTCACAGGTATATCGGCTAGTTCTGTCGTCAAGGAAGAATTTGACAAAGTGGGTATTGTCCCAAACAAGTGAAggaagaaaaacagagaaaccCATTTACAGAAAACCATggtttcctcttcctccttctctctctctctctctctctctctctctgctagtTAGCAACTGAGCTTGAAGTAGGGACGGGAGGACGGGTCTACTTCGTAGAAACTTACCGGGAACTGGGAAGCCCTATAGATTCACAGAGCGAAACAATTGCACGTGGCTGTGCCAGTTGGTTTGTCACGGACTCGTAGCAAATGGATGTGGTGTGCGCtctatctctccctctccttccttCCTTGACAAGTGCAGTCTCTTTCAGAGTATGGTCCAGATTTTGGGAATCAAGGGGCAACCGGGTGGGTAATGATTCACTTCAAGCCGCCTAATCAATGGCCATGAAGCTGACGGGGATACAACCCCATCACACACATGTGACAAATGAATTGCTGTCCTATCCAGCTTAAGATCGCCTCAACTTAGATATGGGGATGTTGTAGAACAGACCCAAGGTCCATGTCCAAAGCCATTGACCCCCAAGGCCCCAACCCTTTCCTGTTTCCACTACCTTGAGGTGATTATTTCAAATGGACAACAATGGTAAGGATGATTAAACTCTTTGTGGAGATCTTCTGATGGGTATTaccctttgtttttctttttctttttccttttttttccgtTTTTTTGGTAATATTCTTTGATGGGTATGATTGCATAACATATAGACAAATAATAGGTAGGCTATAGGGTAGGCTAAGAAAGTGGAAAGCATTCGCCCACAAAAATTCCTTGTCTACCATAGTGGTGTTGGCAAAATTAGAACGAGGTATATTATGACATGACACATACCATAAGGAGAGTAATAATAAGTCTAAATTCCTGAGTGAAATCAAAGATGTTAATTCAGTTTGGTATCGATATTTCATATGATATCGATTTACTACATTGCATGTATATCCTATCCTGATAAATTAATCGAAATCGGTATAAAATTCTCATATCGATATCATATCAAATTTATCAATCGTTTCAATATTCGGTATAATATCGGTATATGATATGGTGTGTTTTTTTATATCATACATCATACTGATTTCATACCAAATATTGGTTCAGTATTTATACCCCATCCTGATATCGTATCAAATTtaattcggttcgatttgatACCGGTAATTCGATATAGTATCAAGTTCGGTAATTCAATTTAAATAcacattgacacccttagatggAATGTATAATCCTTGATGTCAAGCATATGATAAATCCTTTACTActacccaatatatatatatatataaatctttTATTCTAGAAATTTTAAAGGTCCATAAGTAGTGGATATTTTCAATAGTCCTAGGTATCAATATTACTATCGGTATCAATATCATAACGACTATATCACATTGATAACACTAGTATCCGATATAGATACGATAGCATACAGTGGTAGCGGTATTAGGGATTGTAGAATGGTCTAAGAATCAAGACATCTATATTTTAAAAAGCAAAACAGTCCAATCTATATAGGTACTGATCAATTCATATCAATTTCTGTTGTGACTGATATCAATACTTGATCGTTACCATTTCAATGGTATTAGAACATCAGagcacaaaaaacaaaaagccaTAAACCATTGTATCAGTTTTTGAAGTGCAAAATGGTCCAATTAGGCCCGCTATGGCTAATCGGTATCGATATCCACAATGATGGATAACAATGTTTACATCGTGTACTGAAACCCTAATGTTAGCAAGTAAGGGTGAAACAGGGTTGTGTTTCTTAGAACCCAAATCCAATCCTATgtcttcaaaattcaacccaaaccaaacccaaccctATCGGGTTCATGTTCAGGCCCAACCTTACTGgattcaacccaacccaaccctaattgaCACTGtcagggccaggttgggttgggtttggtcAAGCTGAGCTAAGTTGGGTTAACCTTGGCTTCTGCAAttgttggattaaccttgattgacctgtttttgccattcataacttatataataaaaaattatagaaaatgaaatactaataggagccctaaattctaatataaaaattcaggatTAAATTTTGGGTCAGGTTGGGTCTCGTTGGGGTTTTCAATCCCAACTCGTCCTCAGGATAAAAAAATTGGCTCAAACCCTATTTGGGCTCAAGGCAGGGTAGGGCAGGTTCGGATTATCAGATCCAAACTTTCACACCTATCAGTTTGTCTAGATCAGCTCCTCATGTGGGAGATTAAAGTTACCCTCTCCAGATAAGATTCCACCGCCAAAAGAATATTCAAACCATAAGTCAGAGCATTTAATATACCATTGACTTGTGATCCAATACCCCATGTACAATAAAATCCCATGTAACCACATTGGGAGAGGATCTGGCCACTCGAATCTCATCATGAAATCTTTGGAATCCTTCTATCCAAAACAGGCGGGCCTCATCTAATATGCCATGAGACAAGCCGCCTTGTTAACTGTATCCATGCACaccattataaaaaaaattatcccttACATAGATATGCCTGGATACTTCTTCCCACCATATCAGAGGTCCTACCAAGGTCATCGGAACATGATCTTAGAATAACCTATCTTAGAAAAGTAAACAAAATACCAAATGGAAAAGAGTATTCCATCAAGGGGAAAAGAACATTACCTTAGCATGTCGACTTGCACCCGACAGAAAAGGGTGAAATGATAACTCCACCATATAAAGTACAAAATATCTACCGCTATTCATATTCATGTGCATTTAATCCCAGCATTAATATAAGACCATGCGACTATGTAACATTCTTATTCTCTTCCATCAATGTACAATGACACATTATAAAGTATCACATCTCCATTTGTAAAGCAAGGCGTTTTAGATTGGATAGGTTCTATGAATCTGCCTCTCTCATGGAtttcttaacaaaaaaataaaaaattcttattgGATGCCTTAACAACGAATATATAATAAACTAATAGAGTGGTTTAAttcattacccaaaaaaaaagatgatgtgGATAGCATAATACACAATGTCGCTGTTGGATGGCAGATTATGGGGCCCTTATTGGAAGTCCTCTGATATTAAACAAGTCCTCcttgccaaaaaaaatttaaaaataaaataaaaagaataaaataataataataataataaatatttttttttgtaaataaaaataatattaaacaagtctttttatatttgttgtATATTTTTTGAGGCAAAAGTTTCTCTTgaccaaaatatataaaatgtaatTAAGTCATTTTGAttgttgaatatatatatatatagggaatggTTTTATTACCGGTGGTTTTAAATTGGCCAATTGTAAAATTTTTAAGCTCAAAATCGAGAGCAACTGGGAACCAAGTGCTTCATTGCACAAGGTTTTACCTCATTTATGAACACCCGTTTTTGGTAGTTATTGGTTTTATATACTTTAGTTAGCCATTTGGCTAATCACATTACAGCAAAGAATCTTGAGTTTTACTTGTTCACGAAAATTTATCCCCTCCCAACCTACCCTGTAACAGAAACAGCCGCTCACTGCATATTTATGTAGACGAATCATTTGAGAGTGATACGGTTAAATTGATTGCCCCATATGgtaaggacacgtgtcgcccacttGATAGATGCTGCAAGGACTCCGACTCCGTCAACTGCGTAAAGAGAATATTTCCCACGAAAAGacaggacgtatccgagtaggactcgaaaaggaaaggagacGGACCTGAAGAGGattcctccaaggaaaagagaaaccctaaaccctaagggctataagagagggccggagaggaggaaaaagataagcatcaaaacccacatcattactcctgtaaaaaaactgtgcggccgatctctaacttgagcgtcggaggactaaccccggacaaagctccgggcctctgccttctatgcttgtgcaggatcaactcatacggattttcgacagCAACAGACAGAAACTTCACTCATCTTTGTATTGCAATATTAAATTTGCCTTTTTTTCACAACCCACATAAAGAAGGGTTTCCTATGTAAGCCACTTAATACTTTCCcttatttattaagaaaaaaaggaagtgtTTCCCATGAGGAAGTGTGAGTGTGTGATCCCAGCAAAAGTGCAAGAGTCAATGGGAGAGTGCACATAAGCATCAGACGGGGGATTATTATCACATTTCATGAGGGACGAGTTGATCATGTTTTCCCATGTGTCTAGATTCAGCCCCTATACTTTCCCtacattttcccttaaaaaaaatttgggagtTGGTGTAATTGGTCCAACCGTTAtgcctagaaaaaaaaaaagtaacggGTCCAACAATTGAAAAAATACCTTTATGCAACCCCAACATGGAATTCTCCTTGAATGTCCACTTTGTTTTGCCATATATGACAAGGTGACGTGGTAATTTCAACTATTGAATAGGTCAAAATCCAAATTGGTCACGTGTCAAATGTAAGACCCAAATTCAATACATGCATACCTTGCAATATAGGTATACCCTCCATGTATGACTTTGTACCTTATTGATCATTCTAGATATTTCAAGTTTTTGTTTCACCACCTGATGTCATGATCTGCTCAGACCGGGGTAAAACTTTGCCCATGTGGTCAAAGAACCCTGGATCTACTTGTTCACAAAAAATTGAGTCGCATTGACATGTCATGTGATAGATATACTTGATTTCtatcgattttgatttggatcACATTAGAATCGATTACGATCCCAAAACCGTAGGATTGACTCTTTGAATCTGAAAACACAGCGATTTGATCTTCCAAATACTCTAAATTCAGCCATTTTAAACTAGCTGGAATTAAGATCAGTCATATCcgattccaaaattttcaaactgcGCTTTCATCTTTATCTACCAAATTCAATGTATGAAACACTTGTTTTCTAAATTCAACATTTTCGAAACATGTTAGTCAAAATCTGATGTGAATTGATATAATCTTGGGTTCTTTGATCAAACTACTAACCCATGCCACCCAATTTCAAGTCGTCTGGGTTGAGTCGTATCAAACAgatcttccttctttccttaaTTAATTCTTATATGATTTTATCCTTAGATCATACATGTGGATCCAGACTAGGAATTAGTCAAGACTAATACCATTTCGATCCAACCGATACAGAATGTTCCGTTCCTTTTTTTAGAATCATGACCCCACCATTGAATATGAATTAAACACccaaataaaatttctcttTACAGATGAAACCAAGAGTTGTCATTACATCAGGATCAGATAGCTACAGGCTATGCATATCCTTTTCTTGATTAAACAAGAAACATTAATCAATGGAACAATCAAATACATAGAGCACCTAAGACACCGCGGAACCCATAACCCCCCTCCTTCCCCCATCTCTCCCTCCCAGTAGCCTCTACATATATATTATGCCTAAGAGCCTGCCTATCTATATCTCTTTCAGCTTCTTCTCCTAGAGTGTATTGACATCTAATCGGAGTCGCTATCCATATTCCCCATTGCCTTCAACCCCCTTGGTCTCTGCAAAATGTTTACAAAGTAACTGATCATCCTTTATCCATGGctataacatatatatatatacactatcAAGGATAATGATCAGTAACTAGTAACCAGTATGACGTTAATTACCTTCTTGGTGATCTTCTTCTCTCTAACCTCGTACCGTTCCAGGGTTAGATCGCACAACCATGACCCCGGGCACACCAGCTGCAACCACAACACCACAGGAACAATtgaatactaaaaaaaaaaaaagaaaagacagtgATAGGATTCTTTTCCATAAGGCCCAGAAGAGAGTGATCCCATGGATAGGGTGACCCCGGGACACATGCCTGGTCCTCCCAACCTTGATCCACAGGCGCCATAAAGAAGAGCCAGATCCTCTTGATTCTAACCAGTCTGGGTGAGGATATTTTTGGGGCGATTCAGATTGGAATCAGCTGAGACAAATTCGGATATCGAATATAgagtttttaaaccttgatCCTATTTTTATTATCTTGTTGGCTTACACAAGGAAATGGATCAAGTTCCCCTCACCCCCTTGGGAACCTTTTAATCCACTTGTATTATTTTCTAATTGGACTGAGAAAAGGTATTTCggatcaagagagagagatcaaccATAACATCAAATCAATTGAGATGAAAACTCTATAAAAAAAGATGGGTACTTGTCTATGTGTCGAAATGGTGTGACATTTTCGAAGATCACCAGATAATTCTaaactatttattttttaatttaaatcgTCTATTTCCAGTTATTTCCAGTTAGGGTTGGAAGAGTTCACAATATTAACTAGAATACTATACATGCACTCCAACACAAAAGGAATGTCTAATTGAATTAGACTTTCATCCAACGGTCAGAATGAACATATCATCTGGCTGGCTACGTGGTAGTGGTAGAATACATGCCTTAAAAATGACTGATCCTTATATTAGCATGCATGTCGTGTATAGTTAATGACAAGAATACCCCCAAACATTATTAAATGGTAAcgtcacaaaaagaaaaaatcccaaAGTCTATCGTTGTTATTGGGATTAACGGAAAGTGGGGAGCGTGTAAGGTGTGGGACCCATGGAAAACGCTTTTTCaacttttctctctctagtctctaaTCTTCCGCTTTTGCGGCTCACCAAGAAGCCACAGGAGGGATGGCACAGTGAGGCAGGAACCGAACCATCGACCATGATATGCATTTTATCCTCTTTTCTCCCCCCATATTCCCCCACCACCGTACATATTTGTAAAGAAGTGTTGCTCCTTCCTCAAGCAATCCCTCCAATCCCTCATCCACTAGTACAGGTGGCCCCACCTCCTGCAGCCTTCGTGGATCGTCATCGA
This genomic stretch from Macadamia integrifolia cultivar HAES 741 chromosome 2, SCU_Mint_v3, whole genome shotgun sequence harbors:
- the LOC122071822 gene encoding IAA-amino acid hydrolase ILR1-like 4, which gives rise to MVFCKWVSLFFFLHLFGTIPTLSNSSLTTELADIPVSFLNRAKTPELVDWMVGIRRKIHENPELGYEEFGTSKLIRDELDKMGIPYKYPVAVTGIIGYIGSGKPPFVAIRADMDALAMQESVEWEHKSKVPGKMHACGHDAHVAILLGAAKILQEYRDNLQGTVVLLFQPAEEGGGGAQKMVEAGALENVDVIFGLHVATDVPIGQVASRPGPTMAGSGFFEAVISGKGGHAAIPQHTIDPILAASNVIVSLQHLVSREADPLDSQVVTVAKFQGGGAFNVIPDAVTIGGTFRAFSKESFMQLKQRIEEVITGQAAVQRCSASVNFLSGKKPFFPATVNNEDLHEHYRKVAGDMLGVHNLKVMPPLMGSEDFAFFSEVIPGYYYFLGMKNETRGPLASSHSPYFTINEDALPYGAALHASLATRYLLEFQSKSQLEEGKVHDEL